From Pristis pectinata isolate sPriPec2 chromosome 42, sPriPec2.1.pri, whole genome shotgun sequence, the proteins below share one genomic window:
- the LOC127566495 gene encoding tubulin alpha-1A chain-like, translating into MPSDKTIGGGDDSFNTFFSETGAGKHVPRAVFIDLEPTVIDEVRTGTYRQLFHPEQLITGKEDAANNYARGHCSIGKEIVDLVLDRIRKLADQCTGLQGFLIFHSFGGGTGSGFTSLLMERLSVDYGKKSKLEFSVYPAPQISTAVVEPYNSVLVTHCTLEHSDCAFMLDNEAIYDVCRRNLDIERPTYTNLNRLLGQVVSSITASLRFDGALNVDLTEFQTNLVPYPRIHFPLATYAPLISAERAYHEQLSVAEITNACFEPANQMLKCDPRQGKYMACCMLYRGDVVPKDVNAAIATIKTKRSIQFVDWCPTGFKVGINYQPPTVVPGGDLAKVQRALCMLSNTTAVAMAWTRMNLKFDKMYAKRAFVHWYVGEGLEEGEFQDAREDLASLEKDYEEVGVDSADLDKRAEEEE; encoded by the exons ATGCCCAGTGACAAGACCATCGGAGGGGGCGACGACTCCTTCAACACGTTCTTCAGCGAGACGGGGGCGGGCAAGCACGTTCCTCGGGCCGTGTTCATCGACCTGGAGCCCACAGTGATCG ACGAGGTCCGGACCGGCACCTACCGGCAGCTCTTCCATCCCGAGCAGCTCATCACGGGCAAGGAGGATGCGGCCAATAACTACGCGCGGGGCCACTGCTCCATCGGCAAGGAGATCGTGGACCTGGTGCTGGATCGCATCCGGAAGCTG GCGGACCAGTGCACGGGACTGCAGGGGTTCCTCATCTTCCACAGCTTCGGGGGTGGCACCGGCTCGGGCTTCACCTCCCTCCTCATGGAGAGACTCTCCGTCGACTACGGCAAGAAATCCAAGCTGGAGTTTTCCGTCTACCCGGCGCCGCAGATCTCCACCGCCGTGGTCGAGCCCTACAACTCGGTGCTCGTCACCCACTGCACCCTGGAGCACTCCGACTGCGCCTTCATGTTAGACAACGAGGCCATCTACGACGTGTGCCGGCGGAACCTGGACATCGAGCGCCCCACCTACACCAACCTCAACCGCCTGCTCGGTCAGGTGGTCTCGTCCATCACCGCCTCGCTGCGCTTCGACGGCGCCCTCAACGTGGACCTGACTGAGTTCCAGACCAACCTGGTGCCCTACCCCCGCATCCACTTCCCGTTGGCCACCTACGCGCCCCTGATCTCGGCCGAGAGGGCATACCACGAGCAACTGTCGGTGGCCGAGATCACCAACGCCTGCTTCGAGCCGGCCAACCAGATGCTGAAGTGCGACCCCCGCCAGGGCAAGTACATGGCGTGCTGCATGCTGTACCGCGGGGACGTGGTGCCCAAGGACGTCAACGCGGCCATCGCCACCATCAAGACCAAGCGGTCCATCCAGTTCGTGGACTGGTGCCCGACCGGCTTCAAG GTTGGCATCAACTACCAGCCCCCGACCGTGGTGCCCGGCGGCGACCTGGCCAAGGTGCAGCGCGCCCTCTGCATGCTGAGCAACACCACCGCCGTGGCCATGGCCTGGACCCGCATGAACCTCAAGTTCGACAAGATGTACGCCAAGCGGGCCTTCGTCCACTGGTACGTGGGAGAGGGGCTGGAGGAAGGCGAGTTCCAGGACGCGCGGGAGGACCTGGCGTCGCTGGAGAAGGACTACGAAGAGGTGGGCGTGGATTCGGCCGACCTGGacaagagggctgaagaagaagagtga